The Falco cherrug isolate bFalChe1 chromosome 6, bFalChe1.pri, whole genome shotgun sequence genome window below encodes:
- the HECA gene encoding headcase protein homolog — MPNQKGGKGKKNKRANSSGDEQENGAAAGGGAAAGAGGGAAAGGGAGAAAAGGGGGAGGGAGGAAAAGGAAPGDVKSEAPCATPLICSFGRPVDLEKDDYQKVICNNEHCPYSTWMHLQCFYEWESSILVQFNCIGRARSWNEKQCRQNMWTKKGYDLAFRFCSCRCGQGHLKKDTDWYQVKRMQDDKKKKSVLEKSMGRSMAESAEEAKKGRLANKPQKGLSNDLQRRHSMDRQNSQEKGVMGGSYTVRSPCVSPGQSPPTGYSILAPTHFSGPRSSRYLGEFLKNAIHLEPHKKNMASGGMFRNAHFDYGAAGLQAHRSGHFDAPVQFLRRLDLSELLTHIPRHKLNTFHVRMEDDAQVGQGEDLRKFILAALSASHRNVVNCALCHRALPVFEQFPLVDGTLFLSPSRHDEIEYDVPCHLQGRLMHLYAVCVDCLEGVHKIICIKCKSRWDGSWHQLGTMYTYDILAASPCCQARLNCKHCGKPVIDVRIGMQYFSEYSNVQQCPHCGNLDYHFVKPFSSFKVLEAY, encoded by the exons ATGCCGAACCAGAAGGGCGGCAAGGGCAAAAAGAACAAGCGCGCCAACAGCAGCGGCGACGAGCAGGAGaacggggcggcggcgggcggcggcgccgcggcgggagcgggcggcggcgccgcggcgggcggcggagccggagcggcggcggcgggcggcggcggcggggcgggcggcggagcgggcggcgcggcggccgcgggcggcgcggcgcccGGAGACGTCAAGAGCG AAGCCCCTTGTGCTACTCCACTGATCTGTAGCTTTGGAAGGCCAGTGGACCTGGAGAAGGATGACTACCAGAAGGTTATATGCAACAACGAGCATTGTCCATACAGCACTTGGATGCACCTTCAGTGCTTCTATGAGTGGGAAAGCAGCATTCTTGTCCAGTTCAATTGCAttggcagagccaggagctggaACGAAAAGCAGTGTCGCCAAAACATGTGGACAAAGAAGGGATATGACCTGGCTTTTCGCTTTTGCTCCTGTCGGTGTGGGCAGGGTCATTTGAAGAAGGACACTGACTGGTACCAGGTGAAGCGGATGCAGGatgataagaagaaaaaatcagtGTTGGAGAAGAGTATGGGAAGGTCAATGGCAGAGTCAGCAGAGGAGGCCAAAAAAGGCAGGCTGGCCAATAAGCCGCAGAAAGGCTTGAGTAATGACCTCCAGCGAAGGCACTCAATGGACAGGCAGAATTCCCAGGAGAAGGGTGTCATGGGTGGCAGCTACACCGTGCGTTCACCTTGTGTCTCTCCTGGCCAGTCTCCACCCACTGGCTACTCTATTCTTGCCCCCACACATTTCAGCGGCCCTCGTTCCTCACGATACTTAGGAGAGTTTTTGAAGAACGCCATTCACCTGGAGCCCCATAAGAAGAACATGGCTAGTGGAGGCATGTTCAGGAACGCGCATTTTGATTATGGGGCAGCTGGCTTGCAAGCACATAGATCAGGACACTTCGATGCCCCTGTGCAGTTTTTGAGAAGGCTTGATCTATCTGAGCTGCTTACTCACATCCCCAGGCATAAATTGAATACTTTCCACGTGCGGATGGAAGACGATGCCCAGGTGGGCCAAGGGGAGGACCTTCGGAAGTTCATCCTTGCTGCTCTTAGTGCCAGCCACAGGAACGTTGTAAACTGTGCGCTATGCCATAGGGCGCTGCCAGTGTTTGAACAGTTTCCGCTGGTGGACGGGACCCTGTTCCTTAGCCCATCGAGACATGATGAGATTGAATATGATGTTCCCTGTCACCTTCAAG GAAGGCTTATGCACCTCTATGCTGTTTGTGTAGACTGCTTAGAAGGGGTTCACAAAATTATCTGCATTAAGTGCAAGTCCCGATGGGATGGAAGCTGGCATCAGCTGGGAACTATGTATACCTACGATATTCTGGCAGCATCTCCCTGTTGTCAG GCTCGACTGAACTGTAAGCACTGTGGGAAACCAGTAATAGATGTACGGATTGGCATGCAGTATTTCTCTGAATACAGCAACGTCCAGCAGTGTCCTCACTGTGGAAATCTAGACTACCACTTCGTGAAgccattttcttcatttaaagttTTGGAGGCTTATTGA